The following coding sequences lie in one Candidatus Methanomethylophilaceae archaeon genomic window:
- a CDS encoding leucine-rich repeat domain-containing protein produces MAFRRHKWGFALSAALAAAALLAVLPLAASEDCDAASSGTCGDHLRWYLDGSGNLTVSGQGSMNDFEWNRPWRTSAIISVTIGEGVTSIGRSAFYECRSLASVAIPDSVESIGEIAFRGCASLSSVAIGSSVSSIGGQAFYGCTSLASVAIPDSVKSIGGSAFAGCTSLASVAIPDSVESIGDYAFEYCTSLASISVSADNETYSSEDGVLFDRNKTALITYPAGKRDAEYAVPDSVTSIGDYAFDYCTSLASVAIPDSVKSIGRCAFRGCKSLASVDIGNSVTDIGDSAFYGCASLASVAIPDSVESIGDSTFRGCTSLASVTIPDSVTDIGRCAFYGCTSLASVAIPDSVESIGDWAFWGCKSLSSVSIHDSVTVISYAAFARCTSLASVAIPDSVKSIGGSAFAGCTSLASVAIPDTVTTVGAEAFLNCTSLSSVHIPGSLKKMGQDAFRGITFMDENGAILPHTPEGLGGYTYEGHGGVLMRMTDATIVSDGLVFQPDRSGGSDAVLVGYTEPVAHLAVPAEVSYGGKNYAVTGIGPKAFYGLTDLVSADLESVSKIGMKAFARCESLENVVFCDSLKAIGAYAFFGCGSLASAEIPDSVTSISSSAFYGCGSLASVTIPDSVRSIGTNAFYGCTSLSSVDIGNSVESIGDYAFSGCTSLSSVTIPDSVKSIGDSTFWGCTSLSSVTIPDSVTDIGESAFRGCTSLASVTIPDSVKSISSSAFYGCTSLASVTIPDSVTSISSSAFYGCTSLASVTIPDSVKSISWSAFYGCTSLASVTIPNSVTSIGESAFYGCTSLASVTIPDSVKSISWCAFHGCTSLASVSIPDSVTFIDYSAFSGCTSIASINIPDSVSAIGRDAFYGIRFLDEGGKNLPHTPESLRGYDYEGSGGVLMRMTDATFISDGLVFKADQFIESNVILVSYTKPITHLKVPAEVSYGDKNYTISGIGPKAFYGLADLVSADLGGISEIGMKAFARCGSLESVSFGDSLGEIGAYAFFGCSSLASAEIPDSVMSIGRSAFSGCTALTSVAIPDSVSSIGENAFYGIRFLDERGNVLDCTAAGLSGYAYEGSCCVLQRVADGFTFVSGGLVYKVDWSGDADATLVGFSEPMANLAVPASVSYGGKDYPVTEIGPKAFYGLAELVSADLGSITEIGMKAFARCSSLETVDFGDSLRSVGGYAFYACDSLASVAIPDSTVSIGRYAFCLCTSLSSVAIGSSVSSIGYQAFFDIAFCDESGKRLPATAEALAGYLYVGAGDGRMYRSTA; encoded by the coding sequence ATGGCATTCAGACGGCACAAATGGGGTTTTGCGCTGTCCGCAGCGCTGGCGGCCGCCGCATTGCTGGCCGTGCTTCCGTTGGCTGCCTCCGAAGACTGCGACGCCGCCTCGTCGGGGACGTGCGGGGACCACCTCAGATGGTACCTCGACGGCAGCGGCAACCTGACCGTCTCGGGGCAGGGGAGCATGAACGATTTCGAATGGAATCGTCCCTGGAGAACGTCCGCCATCATATCCGTGACGATAGGGGAGGGCGTTACATCCATCGGAAGGAGCGCGTTCTACGAATGCAGATCCCTGGCCTCCGTCGCCATCCCCGATTCGGTCGAGTCCATCGGGGAAATTGCGTTCAGAGGCTGCGCATCCCTGTCCAGCGTAGCCATCGGAAGCTCCGTAAGTTCCATCGGCGGCCAGGCGTTCTACGGATGCACATCCCTGGCCTCCGTCGCCATCCCCGATTCGGTCAAGTCCATCGGGGGGTCCGCGTTCGCTGGCTGCACATCCCTGGCCTCCGTCGCCATCCCGGACTCGGTCGAGTCCATCGGGGATTATGCTTTCGAATACTGCACATCCCTGGCCTCCATATCCGTAAGCGCCGACAACGAAACGTACAGCTCAGAGGACGGCGTCCTGTTCGACAGAAACAAAACGGCCCTTATCACATATCCCGCAGGAAAGCGGGATGCCGAGTATGCAGTCCCCGATTCTGTCACCTCCATCGGGGATTATGCTTTCGACTACTGCACATCCCTGGCCTCCGTCGCCATCCCCGATTCGGTCAAGTCCATCGGGCGCTGCGCGTTCAGAGGCTGCAAATCTCTGGCCTCCGTAGACATCGGAAACTCGGTCACGGACATCGGGGACAGCGCGTTCTACGGATGCGCATCCCTGGCCTCCGTCGCCATCCCGGACTCGGTCGAGTCCATTGGGGACAGCACGTTCAGAGGCTGCACATCCCTGGCCTCCGTCACCATCCCCGATTCGGTCACGGACATCGGGCGCTGCGCGTTCTACGGATGCACATCCCTGGCCTCCGTCGCCATCCCGGACTCGGTCGAGTCCATCGGGGACTGGGCGTTCTGGGGTTGCAAATCGCTCTCATCGGTCTCCATCCACGATTCGGTCACGGTTATATCATATGCCGCGTTCGCTCGTTGCACATCCCTGGCCTCCGTCGCCATCCCCGATTCGGTCAAGTCCATCGGGGGGTCCGCGTTCGCTGGCTGCACATCCCTGGCCTCCGTCGCCATCCCCGATACGGTAACTACCGTCGGAGCGGAAGCATTCCTTAATTGTACCTCGCTTTCCAGCGTGCATATCCCTGGCTCCCTGAAAAAGATGGGGCAGGATGCTTTCCGTGGGATCACATTCATGGATGAGAACGGGGCCATTCTCCCCCATACGCCGGAAGGCCTCGGTGGATACACCTACGAAGGCCATGGCGGCGTGCTGATGCGCATGACGGATGCAACAATCGTCTCTGACGGGCTGGTGTTCCAGCCGGACCGGTCCGGCGGCTCGGATGCCGTCCTAGTAGGCTATACCGAGCCGGTGGCGCATCTGGCGGTTCCTGCGGAAGTATCCTACGGGGGCAAGAACTACGCGGTTACCGGCATAGGCCCCAAGGCCTTCTACGGCCTCACCGATCTGGTCTCCGCCGACCTGGAGAGCGTCTCCAAGATAGGGATGAAGGCCTTCGCCCGCTGCGAATCGCTGGAAAACGTAGTCTTCTGCGATTCCCTGAAAGCGATAGGGGCGTATGCCTTCTTCGGATGCGGATCCCTGGCCTCCGCTGAGATCCCCGATTCTGTCACATCAATATCATCCAGCGCATTCTACGGATGCGGATCCCTGGCCTCCGTCACCATCCCCGATTCGGTCAGGTCCATCGGAACCAACGCATTCTACGGCTGCACATCCCTGTCATCCGTAGACATCGGGAACTCGGTCGAGTCCATCGGAGATTATGCGTTCTCCGGCTGCACATCCCTCTCCTCCGTCACCATCCCCGATTCGGTCAAGTCCATTGGGGACAGCACGTTCTGGGGTTGCACATCCCTCTCCTCCGTCACCATCCCCGATTCTGTCACGGACATCGGGGAAAGCGCGTTCAGAGGCTGCACATCCCTGGCCTCCGTCACCATCCCCGATTCGGTCAAATCAATATCGTCCAGCGCATTCTACGGCTGCACATCCCTGGCCTCCGTCACCATCCCTGACTCGGTCACATCAATATCGTCCAGCGCATTCTACGGATGCACATCCCTGGCCTCCGTCACAATCCCCGATTCGGTCAAATCAATATCGTGGAGCGCATTCTACGGCTGCACATCCCTGGCCTCCGTCACCATCCCTAACTCGGTAACGTCCATCGGGGAGTCCGCGTTCTACGGCTGCACATCCCTGGCCTCCGTCACAATCCCCGATTCGGTCAAATCAATATCGTGGTGCGCGTTCCACGGATGCACATCCCTGGCCTCCGTTTCCATCCCCGATTCTGTGACTTTCATCGATTATTCTGCGTTCTCCGGCTGCACATCCATTGCATCCATAAACATCCCGGACTCCGTGAGCGCGATAGGGCGCGACGCATTCTACGGGATCAGGTTCCTGGACGAGGGCGGGAAAAATCTCCCCCATACGCCGGAGAGTCTCAGAGGGTATGACTACGAAGGCAGCGGCGGCGTACTGATGCGCATGACGGATGCAACATTCATCTCTGACGGACTTGTGTTCAAGGCGGACCAGTTCATCGAATCGAATGTGATCCTTGTCAGCTACACCAAGCCGATCACGCATCTGAAAGTTCCTGCGGAAGTATCCTACGGGGACAAGAACTACACAATCTCCGGCATAGGCCCCAAAGCTTTCTACGGCCTCGCCGATCTGGTATCCGCCGATCTGGGAGGCATATCCGAAATAGGGATGAAGGCGTTCGCCCGCTGCGGGTCGCTGGAAAGCGTCAGCTTCGGAGATTCCCTCGGAGAGATAGGAGCGTACGCTTTCTTCGGATGCTCCTCGCTCGCTTCCGCAGAGATCCCCGATTCGGTTATGAGCATCGGGCGCAGCGCGTTCAGCGGCTGCACTGCGCTGACCAGCGTAGCCATTCCGGACTCCGTGTCCTCCATCGGGGAGAACGCGTTCTACGGGATCAGGTTCCTAGACGAGAGAGGAAACGTCCTCGACTGCACGGCGGCCGGCCTGAGCGGATATGCGTACGAGGGGAGCTGCTGCGTGCTCCAGCGCGTGGCGGACGGCTTCACGTTCGTCTCCGGCGGTCTGGTATACAAGGTGGACTGGTCCGGCGATGCAGACGCGACTCTTGTCGGATTCTCCGAGCCGATGGCGAATCTTGCGGTCCCGGCCTCGGTGTCCTACGGCGGGAAGGATTATCCTGTCACTGAGATAGGCCCCAAGGCCTTCTACGGCCTCGCAGAGCTGGTATCAGCCGACCTGGGAAGTATAACAGAAATAGGCATGAAGGCGTTCGCCCGCTGTTCTTCGCTGGAAACTGTCGACTTCGGGGATTCCCTGAGGTCGGTGGGAGGGTATGCGTTCTACGCGTGCGATTCCCTGGCTTCCGTCGCCATCCCAGATTCCACGGTGTCCATCGGAAGGTACGCGTTCTGTCTGTGCACATCTCTGTCTAGCGTAGCCATCGGAAGCTCCGTAAGTTCCATCGGCTATCAGGCGTTCTTCGACATCGCATTCTGCGATGAAAGCGGAAAGAGACTGCCGGCGACCGCAGAGGCCCTCGCTGGCTATCTTTATGTGGGTGCAGGGGACGGGAGGATGTACCGCTCCACCGCCTGA